From a single Brassica oleracea var. oleracea cultivar TO1000 chromosome C5, BOL, whole genome shotgun sequence genomic region:
- the LOC106292250 gene encoding uncharacterized mitochondrial protein AtMg00810-like → MKSKLAEDDGAKVKNSTEYRSLAGALQYLTFTRPDISYAVQQLCLVMHDPRDTHLLALKRVICYIQGTKSQGLQLLKHQKMNLTAYSGADWAGCPSTRRSTSGYAVFMGDNLISCAVYLSTNPVQHQRTKHIEIDIHFVREKVKLGAVRVLHIPASMQYADIFTKNLLSTLSESFKSSLGVIHAPTAGG, encoded by the exons ATGAAGAGTAAACTTGCAGAAGATGATGGTGCCAAAGTGAAAAATTCGACTGAATACAGGAGCTTGGCAGGAGCGTTGCAGTACCTTACATTCACACGCCCAGACATCTCGTACGCCGTTCAGCAACTATGTTTGGTCATGCACGATCCTCGTGACACTCATCTTCTCGCCCTTAAACGAGTGATATGTTATATCCAAGGGACAAAATCACAAGGCCTCCAGCTACTGAAACATCAGAAGATGAACCTCACGGCCTACTCCGGTGCGGACTGGGCTGGATGCCCCTCGACTCGCCGATCAACATCAGGCTATGCAGTCTTCATGGGAGATAACTTGATCTCTTG TGCCGTCTACCTGTCAACAAACCCGGTTCAACATCAGAGGACTAAACACATCGAGATTGACATCCACTTCGTGCGAGAGAAGGTCAAACTAGGAGCTGTGCGCGTTCTACACATACCAGCGTCAATGCAATACGCGGACATCTTCACTAAGAACCTTCTTTCAACACTGTCCGAAAGCTTCAAGTCCAGTTTAGGCGTTATCCACGCTCCAACTGCGGGAGGGTGA
- the LOC106292252 gene encoding F-box/kelch-repeat protein At3g16740-like, with the protein MISDLPTDVAEDVLSRLPVTSLVGVRFACKKWNTLTKDEGFIKKRLGKNQWRKVVMLLDYKVYLMNVDLLTPSSLERIVVVDVNPDWSIEFYQRGVSLKGNTCWFAEEKLVDVAPGTEISDLRDFLLCFDFTKERFGPRLPLPFHSFGDIVTLSSVGEEKLAVLFQKQGLPPYTVKIWISSSKIEPDAVSWNKLFLSVDMKPLTGFLFLDNGGSFFVDEDEEVAVVLDKARGKFRLTHNIACIIGKNGHFKQVDLGERADPSLKLPTNIPVVCSYVPSSVDIM; encoded by the exons ATGATATCGGACCTTCCAACGGATGTGGCAGAGGATGTTCTCTCTAGGCTTCCGGTGACATCTCTGGTAGGAGTACGATTTGCTTGTAAAAAGTGGAACACTTTAACCAAAGATGAGGGGTTTATAAAGAAGCGCCTCGGTAAGAATCAGTGGAGGAAGGTGGTGATGCTGCTGGACTATAAGGTTTATTTAATGAACGTCGATCTCCTCACTCCATCTTCTTTAGAGCGTATAG TTGTTGTTGATGTCAACCCTGACTGGAGTATAGAGTTTTATCAACGTGGCGTGTCTCTAAAGGGCAACACTTGCTGGTTTGCTGAAGAGAAGCTTGTCGATGTAGCTCCAGGAACAGAGATATCAGATCTCCGTGATTTCTTACTTTGTTTTGATTTTACAAAAGAGAGGTTTGGGCCGCGTCTGCCTCTGCCTTTTCACTCCTTCGGAGACATAGTGACCCTCTCTAGTGTTGGAGAAGAGAAGCTTGCTGTGTTATTTCAGAAACAAGGTTTGCCTCCATACACGGTCAAGATTTGGATTAGTAGTAGCAAGATCGAGCCCGATGCAGTGTCGTGGAACAAGCTGTTCCTAAGTGTTGATATGAAACCACTCACGGGTTTCCTGTTTCTTGACAACGGTGGGAGTTTCTTCGTTGACGAAGACGAGGAGGTGGCAGTGGTTCTTGATAAAGCCAGAGGTAAGTTTCGCCTCACTCACAACATTGCTTGCATCATTGGTAAAAATGGACACTTCAAACAAGTGGATCTCGGAGAACGCGCAGATCCTTCTCTTAAGCTCCCCACAAATATCCCAGTTGTGTGCTCTTATGTTCCTAGCTCTGTAGACATCATGTAA